The window CGTGCTGAACTGTCGTACCGTTGATGCGACCCGCCGTACCGGTTTTCTCGCTGAAGGCGGTGGCGATGGCGGCGTTGCTCGCAGTGCCGCTGTCTTCAGCCCACGCTGCCATATTTGAAGATGGTGAGGCGCGACGGGCCATCCTGGAGATGCGGCAACGCGTTGATGGGCTGCAATCGTCTCAGCAACGGTCTGCTGAAGAGGTTCGCAGGCTGAGTGAAGAAAATGCCCAGCTGCGCCGCAGTCTGCTGGACTTGCAGACGCAAATTGAAGCCCTGCGCGCTGAGCAGGCCAAGCTCAACGGCCAGAACGAACAGCTCTTGCGTGATGTGGGCGAACTGCAGCGCCGCCAGAAAGATATCGCACAGGGCGTGGACGAGCGGTTGCGTCAATTCGAGCCCATCAAAGTCAATGTGGACGGCCGCGAGTTTCCGGCAGACCCCGCTGAAAAGCGCGACTTTGAGGCGGCCCTGACTGTCTTTCGCTCCGGCAAATTCCCAGACGCAAGCGCCGCTTTCGCTGGTTTTGTGCGGCAGTATCCACGCAGCGGCTACGTGCCTTCCGCTCGGTTCTGGTTGGGCAATGCCCAATACGCCACCCGTGAGTACAAGGAAGCGATTGGCAACTTCAAGCAGATGTTGACTGATGCTCCCACGCACGCCCGTGCGCCCGAGGCCGCGCTGTCCATCGCCAATTGCCAGATTGAGCTCAAAGACACACGTACTGCGCGCAAGACGTTGGAAGACCTGCTGCGCGCTTACCCTCAGTCCGAAGCAGCCGTGGCCGCCAAAGAGCGCTTGTCGCGACTCAAGTAATGGGGGGCGAGGTGGCTTTGGCCCTGCATAGTGCGCCAGATGCTGGTGCGGAGGATGCGCTGGAGCGCCGTTTTGGCGGGCTTCAGCGGCTTTATGGAGTGCAGGGCGCTGCCAGAATCCGCTCAGCTCATGTGGCCGTGGTGGGTATTGGTGGGGTCGGCTCCTGGGCTGCGGAGGCCTTGGCGCGCAGCGGCGTTGCGCAAATCACGCTGATTGACCTGGACCACGTGGCCGAGTCCAACATCAATCGACAAATCCATGCACTGACCGGCACCGTGGGGCAGGCAAAGGTTTTGGCCATGCGTGATCGCATCGCGCAAATCCATCCAGGGTGTGTTGTCCATTGCGTTGAGGAGTTTGTGGAACCCGGAAACTGGCCGGGTTTATTGCAAACGCCGATAGACGCGCTCATTGATGCCTGTGACCAAATCAAGGCCAAGACCGCGTTGTCCGTTTGGGCCAAGACCCTTGGTGTGCTGCACATAGCGGTGGGTGCGGCAGGTGGAAAGCGGCACGCACACAAGGTGGATGTGGACGATCTTGCGCTGGTCACTCATGACCCGCTGTTGGCGCAACTGCGCTATCAGATGCGCAAACACCATGGTGCCCCGCGTGAGGGTAAGAAGATAGGAGTCCCCTGCGTTTTCAGTCGGGAGGCCGTTGCGCCGCCAGATGCCTCCTGCAACATCGATGGGGATGGCTCCTTGAACTGCCACGGCTACGGCTCGGTGGTTGCTGTGACTGCTACCTTCGGCCAATGCGCGGCGGGCTGGGTGCTCGACAAACTTGCAACGGATTCCAAGTTGGCCGGAAAAAAGACGCTATAATCCAAGGCTTTGCAGCAATCGACGCGATGGCTGCAATCGGTCGGGACGTTAGCTCAGTTGGTAGAGCAGCGGACTTTTAATCCGTTGGTCACAAGTTCGAATCTTGTACGTCCTACCACCAACACATTGTAGATATTAGAAAGCCTGCTATTTAAAACATAGCGGGCTTTTTTCCATTTTGGGGCTGGTGACAGTCTGGTGACAGTTTCAAAGTTGATGAGCGGAAGTTGCAACCAACGCACCCGGAGCCTGAAGTGGTGTTCAAGTGGCTTATCAGGGGCCCTTTGATACTTGGGCACTGACTGTGCAATCGGTCTGGTGCGAGAACACCGTAACTCAGCCCCAGACGCGTCTAACGGACAGTTTTTGGTCAACTCTGCACCGACTTTGCGGAGCCTGCTCTGGTCAGAGTGTCATTTCCAAGTTCGACGCACTGCTTCATCGCTCATCCATCGGAAAGGGTGCTCGCGCCTTGAGCGCAGTGAATTGGGAAGCACCTCTTCAATCGCGGCTTCGACGAGCGCTCTCAATGAGGGCCCAGGTTTCCCGACTGTGCACGCGTTCACGACAAGATCCCCTTGGCGGTAAATCAGCTTGAGCCGTTCCTGAAAGTACGCCCTCGCTCCGCTGTCCCATGCCTCACGGAACACTTTGCTCCTGTAAAGGCGAGTGGCCTGACCGAGCGAGCATTGATAGGGGGATGGCGTTGATCAAGTAAAGCTGGGTCTCGTTCTTATTCCAACACGGAGGCACGAGCAATCCGGCTCGTTTGCGGATGTGGCGCCCCGTCACCCCATTTGCGGGCCAGGGCGTGTACGGCTGCCTGGACCCGTATTCATCGATGTGGGGTGACTCCAAGACGAGCAGGATGCATTGGACTTCGCTGCACCTTTCCGGCAGTGCCTGTGCCACCGAACTCCAGTCCCTCAGATCAGTTAGCTGTGAAATGCGGCCAACTAACCTGTCTGGACACTCACGTCGATCAAAGTTCGGTGTGGAACTCGGGCACACGCTGTGGACGGACCTCTCGAAATCAGCAGGAGTGAAAGCAGCGGGGGTTTTCATGGAGCGCAGCTTGCCCCTTCGTGGGCCGATATCGAAGAATTGCGACCCTCGAGGATATGACGTTTTCTCACGGATTCAAGACATGTGTACATGTGTGGACGCAGCCTGTCATCTGTGGCATGAGAGCTTCTGGCTGCGTTAAACTACATAGTCGCGCCTGGGCTTAGCGCTGCTGACCACCTTTGTTTAAGAACTCAATCCCCGTGCGTTTGACCAGTTCCTGATAGCTGATCGGTGGCCCAGCTACCTCACGCTCACGGTTCGCCTGCCAATGCGCCCATGCCCGCTGTGTCGTCGCGTCGTACACCAGCTTGTAGAGATAGGTCGGCACGCGCACGCCGTTGTCTCCAACGCGCGGACTGCTCTCGGTGAAAACGGGACCTGTGATCACAAACACATCCCCCTTGGCCCGCTTTACATAGTGCCGCGTGTCCTGCTCAATCTTGTTCCAGGCGCCACCGTTGTGCTGAGCATTCTGGGGGACCATATTCGCCAAACTGAAGCTCTGGGCCATGGCCGTTGGCGTTGGCATATCTCCCGCAGGTGCCATGTGCCCACGGCTGTAGCCAGAGTTCTTGTAGTCCTCCAGCTCCGCCCGTTCGCCACTGGGCAAGCGCGCATCCGCAAAGAACCGCTTGGCACGCTTCTCATCGGCATCCTCGATGAGCTTGCGGTTCAAGCGTTGGGCTACGAACACCGGTGTCTTGGTAGTACCGGAGTGCAGTATCGCAAACGCTTCATAGCAAAGCTCGCGCAGCTGTGGCCGGGGCGTGATGGCCGGAGGAGTTCCATTCGCAAAGAACTGCGGGCATTGCGCAAAGGAGGTGGGTTCGGGCGTGAGCAGCGCCGCACTGTCGAACTGCTGAGAACGTGCCCAGGAAAGATTCGGGAGAGCAATGCCGGCAAGAGACAGGGCCAGCACAGCCGCCAGGCGCACACGGCCTGGACAAGAGAAAAAACGATTCACAGAAGAGGCGAGCAAGTGGAAAAAAAAGATGCCAGATTGGAGCACCGTTCACGGTTCGCTTCTGGCCCGAATGCTCAGATCCTGCAGGGATTTACAGCTGCTTGCAGAGTGGGGGGCACAAACAGAAAGGGCTCCCCAAAGGGAGCCCGATCTGCCTGCCCGCCCCTGCGGTTCAGTGAACACTCCCCACGGCACCAGCACCCGCAAATGCGATGTGCCACCACCATGGGAAGTCTTGCAACTGCATCAATTCAACCCAAGCAGTTGGTATGCCAAGTTCCATGGCGCTGAATTCGCCAAAGGGTGAGGGCTTCTTCATGCATCACACTGATTCGACAGGTAACTCTACCTGCTGTGCCGGATCTTTCGCCCGGTGCACAAACAGCTCCAGTGGCGGCACTTTGATCAGCGCCTCTGCCTGCTCGATAGTGCCTCGCAGCCAAGTATCCCAGTCCCCCTTTTCCAGCGGCACCACGGTACGCTTGTCCTGCATGTCGGGCG of the Acidovorax sp. 107 genome contains:
- the ybgF gene encoding tol-pal system protein YbgF — translated: MRPAVPVFSLKAVAMAALLAVPLSSAHAAIFEDGEARRAILEMRQRVDGLQSSQQRSAEEVRRLSEENAQLRRSLLDLQTQIEALRAEQAKLNGQNEQLLRDVGELQRRQKDIAQGVDERLRQFEPIKVNVDGREFPADPAEKRDFEAALTVFRSGKFPDASAAFAGFVRQYPRSGYVPSARFWLGNAQYATREYKEAIGNFKQMLTDAPTHARAPEAALSIANCQIELKDTRTARKTLEDLLRAYPQSEAAVAAKERLSRLK
- a CDS encoding ThiF family adenylyltransferase — its product is MGGEVALALHSAPDAGAEDALERRFGGLQRLYGVQGAARIRSAHVAVVGIGGVGSWAAEALARSGVAQITLIDLDHVAESNINRQIHALTGTVGQAKVLAMRDRIAQIHPGCVVHCVEEFVEPGNWPGLLQTPIDALIDACDQIKAKTALSVWAKTLGVLHIAVGAAGGKRHAHKVDVDDLALVTHDPLLAQLRYQMRKHHGAPREGKKIGVPCVFSREAVAPPDASCNIDGDGSLNCHGYGSVVAVTATFGQCAAGWVLDKLATDSKLAGKKTL
- a CDS encoding DNA/RNA non-specific endonuclease, giving the protein MLTPEPTSFAQCPQFFANGTPPAITPRPQLRELCYEAFAILHSGTTKTPVFVAQRLNRKLIEDADEKRAKRFFADARLPSGERAELEDYKNSGYSRGHMAPAGDMPTPTAMAQSFSLANMVPQNAQHNGGAWNKIEQDTRHYVKRAKGDVFVITGPVFTESSPRVGDNGVRVPTYLYKLVYDATTQRAWAHWQANREREVAGPPISYQELVKRTGIEFLNKGGQQR